In Elusimicrobiota bacterium, a genomic segment contains:
- a CDS encoding phosphatidylglycerophosphatase A, translated as MELSVALATGFYLSYIPVRWLGGLRPKLGTGAGFVGTLEGLLLAAALPERPWAYALFMLAALPFSVWLCGLAEKALGNHDDPRIVLDEMVGYWTALAFLPRTPLVLGLAFVLFRVFDTIKPPPCRRLAKLPGGWGIVADDLAAGALACLLLHAWLACAPAAAQEPIVAPSTPSVSGLGEPLSLEGGPWIIGEVLFLSAGRPAGDYSWRDKVRASHGALYTKTDVLLDAESLMTLGKFEKVAPALYAIADSPVPQDFFGVVSSTSHARLVFNVVEKAAPAAAPIGEKPAPPPSPISGVIFTPTAYRGAGKYGSPGLGLDINGVYVIGRLYGRNSFTNAPRSVNYIDRIGVWLLTADGKMQVQSEGPWRPAVAAGVQGGLLFRDSPQPKVNDPNPTVTVNASQKTTKLLSGAYFAASKKIGPVRTTVGFMQGQMGDMVAQFSEFLTPDALGFYAGRRGQVVSSRSVPFASFMLLPKPQYPLAVEFMKFNGAALNPVMINFKVGYFLKLNFDVGLLKYKGGYDILGLLQFRYNHFPKK; from the coding sequence GTGGAGCTAAGCGTCGCGCTTGCCACCGGATTCTATTTAAGCTACATTCCAGTGCGCTGGCTGGGCGGCTTGCGCCCCAAGCTCGGAACCGGGGCCGGGTTCGTCGGCACTTTGGAGGGCCTGCTCCTGGCGGCAGCGCTTCCCGAGCGGCCCTGGGCTTACGCGCTGTTCATGCTGGCGGCTCTGCCCTTCTCGGTCTGGCTCTGCGGCCTCGCCGAAAAGGCCCTGGGCAATCATGACGACCCCCGCATCGTGCTCGACGAAATGGTAGGCTACTGGACGGCACTCGCCTTCCTGCCTAGAACCCCGCTGGTCCTGGGACTGGCTTTCGTCCTATTTCGCGTTTTCGACACCATAAAGCCCCCGCCATGCCGCAGGCTTGCGAAACTGCCCGGAGGCTGGGGCATCGTGGCCGACGATCTCGCCGCCGGCGCCTTGGCTTGTCTGCTCCTGCACGCGTGGCTGGCCTGCGCCCCCGCGGCGGCGCAGGAGCCAATCGTAGCGCCCTCCACCCCGAGCGTTTCGGGCCTCGGAGAGCCCCTCTCCCTGGAAGGGGGCCCCTGGATCATCGGAGAGGTCCTGTTCTTGTCCGCGGGGAGGCCCGCCGGGGATTACTCCTGGCGCGACAAGGTGCGTGCCTCGCACGGCGCCCTCTACACCAAGACCGACGTGCTCCTGGACGCGGAGAGCCTGATGACTTTGGGCAAGTTCGAGAAGGTCGCCCCCGCCCTCTACGCCATAGCGGACTCTCCGGTCCCCCAGGATTTCTTCGGAGTGGTGAGCTCGACTAGCCACGCGCGCCTGGTCTTCAATGTGGTGGAGAAAGCCGCGCCGGCGGCCGCCCCGATCGGGGAAAAGCCGGCGCCGCCTCCAAGCCCCATTTCGGGCGTCATTTTTACGCCCACTGCGTATCGCGGAGCGGGGAAATACGGCAGCCCAGGCCTCGGCCTGGACATCAACGGCGTCTACGTCATCGGCCGGCTATACGGGCGGAACTCATTTACCAACGCCCCGCGCAGCGTCAACTACATCGACCGCATCGGGGTGTGGCTGCTCACGGCCGACGGGAAGATGCAGGTCCAGTCCGAGGGGCCCTGGCGGCCGGCCGTGGCCGCCGGAGTCCAGGGGGGCTTGCTGTTCCGCGACTCGCCCCAGCCCAAGGTCAACGATCCCAATCCCACGGTCACGGTCAACGCCTCGCAGAAGACCACCAAGCTCCTCAGCGGCGCTTATTTTGCGGCCAGCAAGAAAATCGGGCCGGTCCGGACAACGGTCGGCTTCATGCAGGGACAGATGGGGGACATGGTCGCGCAATTCTCCGAGTTCCTCACCCCGGACGCCCTGGGCTTCTACGCGGGCCGCCGGGGCCAGGTCGTCTCGAGCCGCAGCGTGCCCTTCGCGAGCTTCATGCTCCTACCCAAGCCGCAGTATCCCCTCGCCGTGGAGTTCATGAAGTTCAACGGGGCCGCCTTGAATCCCGTCATGATCAACTTCAAGGTCGGCTACTTCCTCAAGCTCAATTTCGACGTGGGCCTCTTGAAGTACAAAGGCGGCTACGACATCCTGGGCCTCCTGCAGTTCCGCTACAACCACTTTCCAAAGAAATAG